CCATCGTGACCCCGCGCTCACGGACTAACCGGACCGCCTCCACCTTGAACTCCCGACTGTGCTGCCGTCGTGTTCGCATTTGACACCTCCAAGACCTAATGTACCTAAGGATGGTGTCTACCCAACCCAGTGCATCTCACGCAGTCTCCCCCCGAGACGGAGCGTCACATGCGAAGGAATGCGCTGACGCGTTGCGACGGATGGTGTTGGCCTCTGCATTTGATGTGGTTGTTCCAACGTGCGCGTGGGCCCAAGACAGGCTGACAGACCTCACGAAAGAGCAGCTGCTCGCGATGAACCTCACCGAGGCTCAAGCGCAAGACGCCCAACACGACCAAGATCAGGTGCAGGCCCTTGCGGCGATGCTCAGAACAACGCCGGGTGTTTCCAAAGCGTTTGGCCAGTGCGTGAAATGGGCGACGCAGCTCCTCGTCAAGTTTCGGAAAGAGAGCTACGCCGAGGTGACGAGGCAAGCCGATGTGTCGGAGAGCGTGTTTCAGCGCAACGCACTCTTGGCGCTGCGTGATGCGTCACTCAAGAGCAGTAACTTGCCAGCCGCGACGGATGCTCTGTGCTCCTCCATCGTTCTGCCGTGGTTGGCAGGGCTATCGGATCTTGGGGTCGAGCAACCGACGGCGACTCTCGCGGTGGGATTGCGGGGTGCGGCAGTCGTGGATGATCGGGTCAAGCAGGCCAGCTGCTTCGGGAACCTCGACCAATCGTGTGTGATGCCGAAAATCACCGCGGCACCGGAGTTTGGCGCGCTAGCGGACTACTTCATTGGCAATGCCGTGATGTCCGCCAGCATCATGATTGCTCGGTTCGAATTGCAGTTCAGGACGCCGATTCCGCGGATTTGAGCCGAGCGGTGATGTACCGATGCCTGACCTGCTCCGACGTGAATGTGTCACTGAGTGAGTCACGGCATCCGGTTGCTAGGGTGCTCCCAGTGAGTCCATGTAACATTGGATCCCGTCGAGCACTCGCCCTAGGCCGAACTCAAAGTGCTCGTCCATCGTACGCATTCGGCCACCGCGCGTCGGCAGCGGCGCATCCGATTTCGTGCCACCGGATGCTGACGACAGAATGGCGGAGAGCACCGGATAGCGCGCGTCGTTGACGGCACGTGAAAGGTCGGCACCAACCGCCTGCGCCCACTCCGCGTCCGACACCCCCTGCGACCGCGCCCGTGCAAGGGAGATGGCCGTGTCGGAACTCCCGCGCACGTAGCCGTCCACGAGTCCCAGCAGATCCATCATGTCTTCCGGGCTGAGCCCAGTATCGGCAAGAGTCTGCAGAAACGCTTCATGCCAACTCAACCAGTTGGGACCGTGCGGTGCGGCCACAAACGGTAACTCGGCGAGCCACGGGCGCGCGCAGAGCATCGCCCGTTTGGCAAAGGCCCAGTGCCGAATTTCTTGGCGCCATCCCTCGTACGCACCGTCGCGCTCCGGCGGCGTCCCAAGAGCCGCGTCCACACTCGCGTCGATCAGCGCTTCTTTACTCGGGAAGTAGCGGTAGAGCGCCATCGTGGTGAATCCCAGCCGTTCCGCCACCGCGTGCATGGTGAGGGCGCTCAGGCCGTTGGCATCGGCAAGACTGATGGCCGCCGCTATCACATCTTCGCGGCGGAGCGCCGGCTTTGGCCCACGACTCGGTCGCGCCTGCTCTTCCCAGAGCAGTTGGCTTCGCTGGCGCAGCTCCTGTTGTGCCGCACTCGCATCTATTTGAGGCGCCACCGTATGGGGCGCCACCGCGCCCCCTTTTCGTTTCGGCGCCGGCAGCTGCTCGGTTTTCGGCGGCCGCGTGGGGCCGGTCTTTCGTTTCATGGCGTTCCTGGCCAACAGCCCTTGACAGATCGTAAACTGTTTATATGATACACTTATTCGTGTACGACATAAACATAAACATTTTACTGGAGTCGCACAATGCCCCCCGCAACGTCCGCCATGGTTACGCTCGCTCACCCGTCGCTCGCCGCTGGCCGCACCCCCCGTAGCGCGAAGCTGAAGCGCGCTGCACTCGTCGCGTTCGCACTGGTCATCGGCGCTCGGTCTGCTTCGGCGCAGACCGCCACCGCCGAAAAGTCGAAGTTTGAGTTCCTGATGTCGTCCGGGAGCCTCGTGCCAACGGGAACCGAGCCGAACCGTATCAAGCGCGGTGACCTGAGCACCGCGCAACTGTCCTACCTCGTACTGCCGCGCGTCGCCGTCACCACGACCATCGGATGGGCACGGAGTCGTGACCTCGTGGCCATCGGCGCTCCAAAACTCGACGTCTTCACGTACGACCTGGGCACCGAGGTTCGCGCCAACAGCTGGCCGATTGGCCGCGCCGTGACCTTCACTCCGCTGGCCGGACTCGGCGCGGGCGCCCGCAGCTACAACTATCGGAGCTTGGACGTTGATGCCACGCACAACCTCGCGGCGTACGGCAGCGCCGGTGGCGAGCTTGGGTATCGCCGCGTGCGGTTGCGTGTGGAAGTGCGCGACTATGTCTCCGGCTTCAAGCCGTTGGTGGTGGCGAGCGCCGGTGGCCGCCGCACCGATGTGGCCGTGATGGTTGGCCTGCGCCTCGCGGGCCGCTAGTCGTGGGCGCCGCGTCCGTGCCTCGGCGGTTCGAGTGGCAACTTCCTGCTGCCTTGATCGTGTTGAGCGTCGTTCCGTCGGCGGCGGGGATTGCTCGGCTCGCCGAGCTCGCACGCGGGGCCACGATCACGGCAGCGAACGCGCGGTTTTTTGCGATGCCGCTGCCGGCGGTTCTGCATTTGATCACGGTGATTCCATTTTGCATCCTCGGTGCGCTACAGTTTGCGCCATCGTTTCGGCGGCGCCACCGAGGATGGCATCGTGCTGCTGGTCGAGTGCTCGTGGCCTGCGGATTGGTGGCGGCACTCACCGGGCTCGGTATGACGCTGGCGTATCCATGGCCCGCCGGTGATGGCGTGGCGCTCTACGCCGAACGTCTTGTCGTTGGGTCGGCGATGCTGATTTCGATTCTTCTGGCGGTGAATGCCATTCGGCGGCGCGATTTTGTGAGCCACGGTGCGTGGATGACGCGCGCGTATGCGCTTGGGATGGGCGCTGGCACGCAGGTGCTGACGCATCTGCCGTACTTCATTCTCGTGGGAACGCCGACGGTTCCGGCGCGCGCGGTGATGATGGGCGCAGGATGGGTGATCAACGTGGTGGTGGCGGAGTGGGTGATTCGGCGGCGCGTGAGTCGAGTCGCTGGCGTTGCGGTGCCGGCATTGAGTTGAACGCGCAGGGGTGTTGAGCAAAGGGGCACGTCTCTGGGGTACAGTCTCATTCGTTCCGTGGCGAACGACAGCTCGCTGCCGACGCCGCTCGGCTCGCGAGTCTTGTCGGAGGAGTCCTCTGGCACCCAGCCCGCGAGGTTCGTATTCGCCTTCGGCTCTGCCGAGCCGCGCGGGGATAGCGCTCGTCCTCGGGAATCCGCATTATGGGAACGAACCGCGATCTACGGACTTCCTTCCTGCCCCAGTGCCGATGCTCCGCCATCTGATTCCCAACCGCCTGTTCCGCGCGTCACTCGTGCTGCTGGCGCTGTGCACGCTCCCCGTCGACGTCCGCGCGCAAGACGCGTTCGCACCGCGCCCCGACACCGCGGCCCTGCCGCTCAAGCCGACGCGCAAAATCGCGTTCACTACCGACGAAGGGACGTGGATCTCGCTCGATGTCTCGCCCGACGGCAAGACGGTCATTTTCGATCTCCTCGGCGACCTCTACGTGCTTCCCATCGGAGGCGGCGAGGCGAAGCGCATCACCAGCGGCATGGCGTGGGACTGCATGCCGCGCTGGTCGCCCGACGGCAAGGTGATCGCGTTCATCTCCGACCGGAACGGCAACGACAACCTCTGGACCGTGAACCCCGACGGCACGGGACTCAAGATTGTCACAAAGGAAACCGACTTCACGCTCAGTTCGCCGGCGTGGACGCCCGACGGCGAGTACCTCGTCGCCCGCCGCTACGGTCCGTATCCGTCGCCGGAGAACTACCTCACCAACGTACCGCTCTGGATGTACCACCGGACGGTCGGCACGGGCGTCGAGCTCTATCCGCGTAAGCCGGGCGCCACGACGAACACGGGGGTGACCTTCGCGCCTGACGGCCGACTCACCTACTTCGCCAGCCACCCAGGCGGATACGCCGGCAGCGAGGTCGGTCGCTACCAGATCATGGAACTCGATCGCAAGACCGGCGTCTCGCGCATCATCACGACGGGCTACGGCAGCGCGCTGCGCCCCCTCGTCTCGCCCGACGGCCGCTGGCTCGTGTACGCGACGCGCCGCGACAAGGAAACGGCGCTCCGCATCCGCGACCTGCGCACGCTCGACGAACAGTGGCTCGTCACAGCGATGCAGCGCGACGATCAAGAAGGGTACGCGCCGAACGACGTGTTGCCGGGCTACGCCTTCACGCCGGACTCTAAAGCGGTGGTGTTCACCAGCGACGGGCACATCAAGCGCGTCGATGTGGCAACAAAGCAGGTAAGCGTCATCCCGTTCACAGCGCGCGTCGAGCAGGAGCTCGCGCCGCGCATCAACTTCCCGCAGCGCGTCGACGACGGACCGCTCGCCGTGCGGCAACTGATGTGGGTTGAGCAGGCGCCCGACGGCAAGCGCGCCGTGTTCACGGGCGTGGGCAAGATCTGGACGGCACCACTCGCCGGCGGCGCGCCACGCCGGCTCACGACGAGCCCGCTCCACGAGTACGCGCCCACGATTTCACCCGACGGAAAATGGGTGGCGTTCGTCAGCCAGTCCGACACCGGTGGTGCGCGCTTGATGAAAGTGCCCGCAGAGGGCGGTACGCCAGTCGCGCTCACGCCGGCCGGCGGGAGCTATACCTCGATCGCGTGGAACCCGGACGGCGACAAGCTCGTGTACGTCGGCCAGCGCCAACTCTCTCCGCTCTGCCGCGGATGCGGGCGCGAGGAACTGGCGTGGATCTCCG
This region of Gemmatimonadota bacterium genomic DNA includes:
- a CDS encoding DUF2306 domain-containing protein, encoding MGAASVPRRFEWQLPAALIVLSVVPSAAGIARLAELARGATITAANARFFAMPLPAVLHLITVIPFCILGALQFAPSFRRRHRGWHRAAGRVLVACGLVAALTGLGMTLAYPWPAGDGVALYAERLVVGSAMLISILLAVNAIRRRDFVSHGAWMTRAYALGMGAGTQVLTHLPYFILVGTPTVPARAVMMGAGWVINVVVAEWVIRRRVSRVAGVAVPALS
- a CDS encoding TetR/AcrR family transcriptional regulator — its product is MKRKTGPTRPPKTEQLPAPKRKGGAVAPHTVAPQIDASAAQQELRQRSQLLWEEQARPSRGPKPALRREDVIAAAISLADANGLSALTMHAVAERLGFTTMALYRYFPSKEALIDASVDAALGTPPERDGAYEGWRQEIRHWAFAKRAMLCARPWLAELPFVAAPHGPNWLSWHEAFLQTLADTGLSPEDMMDLLGLVDGYVRGSSDTAISLARARSQGVSDAEWAQAVGADLSRAVNDARYPVLSAILSSASGGTKSDAPLPTRGGRMRTMDEHFEFGLGRVLDGIQCYMDSLGAP